The genomic DNA CAGCTCGCGCGCCACGCAAACCCGCCGCTCGCCCCCGGCCGCCTCCGCCAGGTCCGCCAGCAGCCTGCCGACGCGGTTGGGCGATTCGTACAGCACCGCGGCGCGGGGCGAGGCGGCGATCTCCTCCAGCAGTTCGGCGCGCTCCGGCCCCTTCCGCGGCGGAAAGCCGTGGAAGGTGAACGACTCCGCCTCGATCCCCGACGCGACGAGGGCGGACAGAAGGGCGGACGCGCCGGGGATGGGCACGACGTCGAAGCCCGCATCCACCACCTCGCGGACGATGCGGGCCCCGGGATCGGAAAGCAGCGGCGTTCCCGCGTCCGACACGAGCGCCACGTTCTTGCCCTCGCGCAGCATGGTGACCACGAGCGACGCGCGCGAGGCCTCGTTGTGCTCGTGGGCCGACATCAGCCGCGTCTCGATCCCCAGGTGCTTCAGCAGGCCGCCGGTGCGCCGCGTGTCTTCGGCCAGCACCACGTCGGCCGCGGCCAGGGTTTCGGCCGCGCGCCGGGTGATGTCTCCCAGGTT from Longimicrobium sp. includes the following:
- the rsmI gene encoding 16S rRNA (cytidine(1402)-2'-O)-methyltransferase, encoding MPALSIVSTPIGNLGDITRRAAETLAAADVVLAEDTRRTGGLLKHLGIETRLMSAHEHNEASRASLVVTMLREGKNVALVSDAGTPLLSDPGARIVREVVDAGFDVVPIPGASALLSALVASGIEAESFTFHGFPPRKGPERAELLEEIAASPRAAVLYESPNRVGRLLADLAEAAGGERRVCVARELTKMHEQFVRGPLADVAARYADAEVLGEIVVVVAGRSEDAAAEGEVDALAARSVADALLAQGQSPSAIAKELRRRMGISRNEAYRIAQEAAGG